The following are from one region of the Nocardioides marmotae genome:
- a CDS encoding HIT family protein — MTELRDWRQERIQSAIDGRNPTVLAELSAAYAVIGDVQFLPGYALALTKTPGVDRLSDLPRAERLRYLADVDLLADAVETVCRRLDPAFRRLNVEILGNTDAFLHCHIWPRYEWESPDIVGRPVWLYDASNWRDPATALGPAHDELRAALAAEVVSRRDSVEFRFNV; from the coding sequence ATGACCGAGCTACGAGACTGGCGTCAGGAGCGCATCCAATCCGCGATCGATGGGCGGAATCCGACAGTGCTCGCGGAGTTGTCTGCCGCTTACGCGGTCATCGGCGATGTCCAGTTCCTTCCCGGCTACGCACTCGCCCTGACCAAGACTCCGGGTGTCGACCGGCTGTCCGATCTGCCGCGTGCTGAGCGTTTGCGCTACCTCGCCGATGTCGACCTCCTCGCCGACGCGGTCGAGACCGTGTGTCGTCGGTTGGACCCGGCCTTTCGGCGGCTCAACGTCGAGATCCTCGGGAACACCGACGCCTTTCTGCATTGCCACATCTGGCCTCGTTACGAGTGGGAGTCGCCCGACATCGTCGGTCGGCCAGTCTGGCTGTACGACGCCAGCAACTGGCGCGACCCCGCGACCGCGTTGGGTCCCGCTCACGACGAGTTGAGGGCGGCGTTGGCCGCAGAGGTTGTTTCGCGACGCGACTCGGTGGAGTTCCGCTTCAACGTCTGA